From the genome of Culicoidibacter larvae, one region includes:
- a CDS encoding YwbE family protein, with amino-acid sequence MNGQNRSDIKIGATVDIVLKLDQRSGKLTRGQVAQILTKSGFHPHGIKVRLADGQVGRVQAIIQD; translated from the coding sequence ATGAATGGACAGAATCGCAGCGATATTAAAATCGGTGCAACAGTAGATATAGTTTTGAAGCTTGATCAACGCAGCGGTAAACTTACCCGCGGTCAAGTGGCGCAGATTTTGACCAAGAGCGGGTTTCATCCGCATGGAATTAAGGTGCGTTTGGCTGATGGTCAGGTTGGCCGCGTGCAGGCGATTATTCAGGATTAA
- a CDS encoding YaiI/YqxD family protein yields the protein MKVFIDADGCPVVDEAVAAAKKFQVECIILCDTSHIFEKDGARTITVSKGADSVDYALVNMVAPGDVIVTQDYGLAAMCLAKRGVPISQDGMVYSDANIDSLLQARYTAKKIRMSGGRLRGPAKRSKEQDEAFVVSLTKILLGASV from the coding sequence ATGAAGGTGTTTATTGATGCTGATGGTTGTCCGGTTGTGGATGAGGCAGTGGCGGCGGCTAAGAAATTTCAGGTGGAGTGCATTATTCTTTGTGATACCTCTCATATATTTGAAAAGGATGGGGCGCGGACAATTACCGTTTCAAAGGGTGCCGACAGTGTTGATTATGCTTTGGTGAATATGGTGGCTCCGGGCGATGTGATTGTGACTCAGGATTATGGTTTGGCGGCAATGTGTTTGGCCAAGCGCGGGGTGCCAATCAGCCAGGATGGTATGGTTTATAGTGATGCCAATATTGATTCTTTATTGCAGGCGCGGTATACGGCCAAGAAAATTCGGATGAGCGGTGGTAGGTTGCGTGGTCCGGCGAAGCGAAGCAAGGAGCAGGATGAGGCCTTTGTTGTTTCATTAACTAAAATTTTGTTAGGAGCAAGTGTATGA
- a CDS encoding nucleoside deaminase, whose amino-acid sequence MDEQFMSEALEAAREARAAGNEPFGAILVKDGAVVMRAANNIFSNSDPTRHAELSLISDYCSENDIFDLSEYTLYTSCEPCVMCSGAMVWSSLGKLVYSVSHAQLAEIAGSNIMISCEEVFAKSPHQPQVVGKVLNEEGLEIFAGYTFGE is encoded by the coding sequence ATGGATGAACAATTTATGAGTGAGGCACTGGAGGCAGCGCGCGAGGCGCGCGCTGCCGGGAATGAACCGTTCGGTGCCATCTTGGTGAAAGATGGCGCGGTGGTTATGCGGGCTGCCAACAATATTTTTAGCAATAGCGATCCGACTCGCCATGCGGAGTTGAGCTTGATCAGTGATTATTGTAGTGAAAATGATATCTTCGATTTGTCGGAATATACCCTATATACAAGTTGCGAGCCTTGTGTGATGTGCAGCGGCGCGATGGTTTGGTCGAGTTTGGGCAAGCTAGTATATAGTGTGTCACATGCGCAATTGGCAGAAATTGCCGGCAGCAACATTATGATTAGTTGCGAAGAGGTTTTTGCTAAGAGCCCGCACCAGCCGCAAGTGGTTGGTAAGGTTTTAAATGAGGAAGGACTTGAAATATTTGCCGGATATACTTTTGGTGAATAA